One Gimesia aquarii DNA segment encodes these proteins:
- a CDS encoding DUF1501 domain-containing protein — MSQPTSFPNNPHQLHHAGGSSFSHFAPGSDLVHVGSRRWFLQMGMAGIAGLSVPQLLKQQALASPEAKVDQKVQAKSVILIWLSGGPSQLDTWDLKPQAPKEIRGPFNSISTSINGIDICEHMPKQAAMMDKFAIIRSMDATASNHTPTTFQAANPKSRRTNDNRDGGGYPSMGSVAAKFRGPNVPGMPGFVALADSMKSDIYGAGHLGHRYEPLDGVKSAGKFGMPAGVQTSRLNDRNELRRQFDQLRKHADLSTELSLQDRYVQEAYDMVLSGKVAKAFDLNREPQKLREKYGSHSFGQKSLLARRLVESGVTFITMSDAWGHWDHHGDEVKWGGIEKGLKPMLPVLDHGITTLVSDLDERGLLDSTLVLVLGEFGRGPVMTKTNGRGHWTPVMSMLAAGAGVPGGQVIGATDRRGGEIAERRLGPGDLGATVFKKLGIDPYGHWIKPGGRPTPLVDGPAGPIAELG; from the coding sequence ATGTCTCAACCAACCAGTTTCCCAAACAATCCACACCAACTTCATCACGCCGGTGGAAGCTCATTTTCTCATTTCGCACCGGGTAGCGATCTGGTTCACGTGGGGAGTCGGCGTTGGTTTCTTCAAATGGGCATGGCCGGAATTGCCGGGCTGTCTGTTCCTCAACTTCTTAAGCAACAGGCGCTGGCGTCTCCCGAAGCGAAAGTAGATCAGAAGGTACAAGCCAAGTCAGTGATTCTGATTTGGCTTTCTGGTGGGCCCAGCCAACTGGATACCTGGGATTTAAAACCGCAAGCTCCTAAAGAAATTCGTGGTCCTTTTAATTCCATTTCCACCTCGATCAACGGAATTGATATTTGTGAGCATATGCCGAAGCAGGCAGCGATGATGGATAAGTTTGCCATCATTCGTTCTATGGATGCCACGGCCAGCAATCACACACCAACGACTTTCCAGGCTGCGAATCCCAAGTCACGTCGAACGAACGACAATCGCGATGGCGGAGGTTATCCTTCGATGGGATCTGTGGCTGCCAAATTCCGTGGACCAAACGTACCTGGTATGCCAGGCTTTGTGGCACTGGCTGACAGCATGAAATCCGATATTTACGGTGCCGGTCATTTGGGGCATCGTTATGAACCATTGGATGGCGTGAAATCCGCGGGTAAGTTTGGCATGCCTGCCGGAGTTCAAACTTCCCGCTTGAATGACCGTAACGAATTACGTCGCCAGTTTGATCAGCTCCGAAAGCATGCGGATCTCTCGACTGAACTTTCATTGCAGGATCGTTACGTGCAGGAAGCTTACGATATGGTGTTGTCAGGAAAAGTTGCGAAAGCATTTGACCTGAACCGCGAACCACAGAAGCTTCGAGAAAAATATGGTAGCCACTCTTTTGGACAGAAGTCGTTACTGGCGCGCCGGCTTGTTGAATCGGGTGTGACTTTCATTACGATGAGTGATGCCTGGGGGCACTGGGATCATCATGGTGATGAAGTGAAATGGGGTGGCATTGAGAAAGGTCTCAAGCCCATGTTGCCGGTTCTCGACCATGGGATCACCACTTTGGTCAGTGACCTTGATGAACGAGGGCTGCTCGATTCGACGCTAGTGCTGGTACTTGGTGAATTTGGCCGTGGTCCGGTCATGACCAAAACCAATGGCCGTGGTCACTGGACTCCGGTGATGTCGATGTTGGCAGCCGGTGCAGGTGTTCCCGGCGGACAAGTCATTGGTGCCACAGATCGACGCGGTGGCGAAATTGCAGAGCGACGATTAGGCCCGGGAGACCTCGGTGCTACCGTATTCAAAAAATTGGGCATCGATCCTTACGGTCACTGGATCAAACCGGGTGGACGTCCTACACCATTGGTCGATGGTCCTGCTGGTCCGATTGCGGAACTTGGTTAA
- a CDS encoding amidohydrolase family protein, with protein sequence MNLSRREFSKSLALAGLGCVTGQWATKKALAAEPKIEAGTGFIDMHTHIGTYTDPKKNLSVEGLLKWMDQFQVEKSVVLPLTSPESTMYLQTTESALAAAKAYPDRLIPFCSVDPRTTHAGSVKSLVNMLQRWVDQGAKGFGEHKVGLNFDDPLMMRVYEACQEVGIPLLFHIDNIRGKDVPGLKRLENALKTFPELNFIGHGPGWWASISGGLTQQELGGYPKSKVKPGGAIDDLMSRYPNLYGDLSAGSGANSISRDLEFGTKFLIRRQDRILFGTDYLAPGQHVPQFELFQKIELPADVRSKIYRENAIKLLKLT encoded by the coding sequence ATGAATCTATCCCGCCGTGAATTTTCCAAATCACTTGCGCTCGCTGGACTCGGCTGTGTGACCGGACAATGGGCAACCAAAAAAGCTCTCGCAGCAGAACCGAAAATTGAAGCAGGTACGGGCTTCATTGATATGCACACGCATATTGGTACGTATACCGATCCTAAAAAGAATCTCTCCGTGGAAGGTTTGCTGAAATGGATGGATCAGTTTCAGGTCGAAAAATCCGTTGTGCTGCCACTGACTTCACCAGAATCAACCATGTATCTGCAAACGACCGAGTCGGCATTGGCAGCCGCCAAAGCATATCCCGATCGGTTGATTCCCTTTTGCTCGGTCGACCCGCGAACGACTCATGCCGGGAGTGTCAAATCTTTAGTGAATATGCTCCAACGTTGGGTAGATCAAGGGGCGAAAGGATTTGGCGAACATAAAGTCGGTCTGAATTTCGATGATCCTCTGATGATGCGGGTCTATGAAGCATGTCAGGAAGTAGGTATTCCTTTGCTATTTCACATCGATAACATTCGTGGCAAGGATGTTCCTGGCCTCAAGCGTTTGGAAAATGCACTCAAGACATTTCCCGAGTTAAATTTCATTGGACATGGCCCTGGCTGGTGGGCTTCCATTTCCGGTGGCCTCACTCAGCAGGAGTTGGGTGGCTATCCTAAGTCCAAAGTCAAACCGGGAGGTGCCATCGATGACTTAATGAGCCGCTATCCAAATCTCTACGGTGATCTTTCTGCTGGTTCCGGCGCCAATTCCATTTCACGTGATCTCGAATTCGGTACGAAATTCTTGATTCGCCGACAGGATCGCATACTGTTCGGAACCGATTATCTGGCCCCCGGGCAACATGTTCCTCAGTTCGAACTCTTCCAGAAAATAGAACTTCCTGCTGATGTTCGTTCTAAAATCTATCGTGAAAACGCCATTAAACTTCTCAAGTTGACTTAG
- a CDS encoding sulfatase produces the protein MIRSLGRFITCASCLALFFLCTSQITPAAETKPNVLFLICDDLNCDLGCYGHPQVKSPNIDQLAKQGVRFQNAYCQFPLCGPSRASFMTGLYPDQTLIHRNAIYIREHVPNVQTMSQMFRNHGYFATRVGKIYHYNVPKHIGTSGHDDPYSWNQTFNPRGRDVDDEDKIFSLTPGSFGGTLSWLAAEGTDAEQTDGIAAKIAIQQLKKHAAQKTPFFMAVGLFRPHTPYVAPKNYFEMYPTEKINVPQVPKGYLDTIPPPARKSLLRKKNQVNLPDKLARQAIQAYYASITFADAQIGHILAALKETGLDENTIVVFTSDHGYHMGEHGYWQKTTLFENAAHVPLIIAGPGVLAKGQTAVSPAEMVDFYPTLAELCGLKAPASISGVSQVPTLKDATTSSRKTALTQYANGYSIRTPSYRYTEWGEAGKEGVELYDHNTDPAEMKNLANDPETKQLRDELSQILQARIQHASQKPKGVKQIKFENRRRVPR, from the coding sequence ATGATTCGCAGTCTTGGTCGATTTATCACATGTGCATCTTGCCTCGCGTTATTTTTTCTGTGCACCTCTCAGATTACGCCAGCAGCAGAGACAAAGCCCAATGTCCTGTTTCTAATTTGTGACGATTTGAATTGTGACCTTGGCTGTTATGGTCATCCTCAAGTGAAGTCTCCTAATATTGACCAACTGGCAAAGCAAGGCGTTCGATTTCAGAACGCATATTGTCAGTTTCCCTTATGTGGACCGAGCCGCGCTTCTTTTATGACGGGCCTCTATCCTGATCAGACTTTGATTCATCGTAATGCCATCTACATTCGAGAACATGTTCCCAACGTCCAGACGATGTCGCAAATGTTTCGCAATCATGGATACTTCGCGACACGTGTGGGGAAAATTTACCACTATAATGTTCCCAAACACATCGGAACCAGTGGGCACGATGACCCTTATTCCTGGAATCAGACTTTCAATCCCCGTGGCCGTGATGTTGATGATGAAGACAAAATTTTCAGTCTGACTCCCGGCAGCTTTGGTGGAACCTTAAGTTGGCTGGCTGCTGAGGGGACCGATGCAGAACAGACCGATGGTATCGCTGCCAAGATTGCCATTCAGCAACTCAAAAAACATGCCGCCCAGAAGACTCCCTTTTTCATGGCTGTCGGATTGTTTCGACCACATACTCCTTACGTAGCTCCGAAGAACTATTTCGAAATGTATCCTACTGAAAAAATCAACGTTCCCCAAGTTCCCAAGGGATACCTTGATACGATTCCTCCACCTGCCCGTAAGAGTTTGTTGCGCAAAAAAAATCAGGTGAATCTGCCTGACAAATTAGCGCGCCAGGCCATTCAGGCCTACTACGCTTCGATTACTTTCGCTGACGCACAGATCGGCCATATTCTCGCGGCTCTTAAAGAGACAGGCCTTGATGAGAATACGATTGTCGTTTTCACCTCCGACCATGGTTACCATATGGGAGAACACGGATATTGGCAGAAAACGACGTTGTTTGAAAATGCCGCTCATGTGCCTTTGATTATTGCCGGTCCCGGAGTCTTAGCCAAAGGACAAACTGCGGTTTCTCCTGCTGAAATGGTTGATTTCTATCCGACGCTGGCAGAACTATGTGGCTTGAAAGCACCGGCTTCGATTTCCGGGGTCAGTCAGGTACCAACTTTGAAAGATGCCACAACGTCTTCTCGTAAAACCGCTTTGACACAATATGCAAACGGTTACAGCATCCGTACGCCGAGCTACCGCTATACGGAATGGGGAGAGGCAGGCAAAGAAGGAGTAGAACTCTATGACCACAATACGGATCCCGCTGAAATGAAAAATCTGGCAAATGATCCTGAAACAAAGCAGTTGCGGGACGAATTATCCCAAATATTACAGGCACGAATTCAACACGCAAGCCAGAAACCAAAAGGGGTCAAGCAGATCAAATTCGAAAATCGAAGGCGCGTTCCCAGGTAA
- the mntR gene encoding manganese-binding transcriptional regulator MntR produces the protein MAKKQKPKNQHERTRVDHATEIAEDYVEAIAEILEEQDVCRVKDLAEHFAVSHVTVNRTVARLQRDGYVTTEPYSPVELTSQGAKLAKNSRRRHEIVLSFLIALGVTEETAATDTEGIEHHVSPETLSVMEAFISKAHH, from the coding sequence ATGGCAAAAAAGCAAAAACCGAAGAATCAGCACGAACGCACACGTGTCGATCATGCCACGGAAATTGCCGAGGATTATGTCGAAGCGATTGCGGAAATCCTCGAAGAGCAGGACGTCTGCCGGGTGAAAGATCTTGCCGAGCATTTTGCCGTGAGTCACGTCACCGTGAATCGAACGGTGGCTCGTCTGCAGCGGGATGGTTATGTCACGACTGAGCCTTACAGTCCAGTAGAATTAACCAGCCAGGGAGCAAAGCTGGCGAAAAATTCCCGGCGTCGCCATGAAATTGTCCTCAGTTTTTTGATTGCGCTTGGTGTGACTGAAGAAACTGCAGCCACCGATACGGAAGGCATTGAACACCATGTCAGCCCTGAAACTTTGAGTGTGATGGAAGCCTTCATTTCAAAAGCCCATCACTAA
- a CDS encoding GNAT family N-acetyltransferase: MRQSIISQTERLLIRPFEMSDVTAACRILCDPEVMKFSSGVKTPDDVKRWTENRIDEYSQLGFGIWAIVLKKTNRMIGYCGLSEFPDIEGQEEIEIGFRFEPCFWSQGYATEAAIAVRDYAFDMLSLTRIIALVDPGNTASIRVIEKIGMTYEKDVMLPDYDYPDRLYALHPQRGEQ, translated from the coding sequence ATGCGACAAAGCATCATCAGCCAGACTGAGCGCCTTCTTATTAGGCCATTTGAGATGTCGGATGTTACAGCGGCTTGCCGGATTCTATGCGATCCAGAGGTCATGAAGTTCAGCAGTGGAGTGAAGACTCCGGATGATGTGAAGAGGTGGACAGAGAATCGCATTGATGAATACTCCCAACTCGGTTTTGGGATCTGGGCCATCGTGTTGAAAAAGACAAATCGCATGATCGGCTATTGTGGCTTGTCAGAATTTCCGGACATTGAAGGTCAAGAGGAAATTGAAATCGGTTTTCGTTTCGAACCATGTTTCTGGTCACAAGGCTATGCGACGGAAGCCGCAATCGCTGTGCGAGATTATGCGTTCGATATGCTTTCCCTCACTCGAATCATCGCATTGGTCGACCCTGGCAACACAGCCTCGATTCGGGTGATTGAGAAAATCGGGATGACCTACGAGAAAGATGTCATGCTGCCCGATTATGATTATCCAGATCGACTGTATGCGTTGCATCCACAAAGAGGAGAGCAATAA
- a CDS encoding DUF2071 domain-containing protein has translation MNKIETLAFSDGLLSRKPPTGIDVDTTLAHFAIITCLVNPDAVRQQIHPRFHLDLIKVDGREWALLSVVPFVDQDFRFSKISWPKWRFGQTNYRIYVTDSETGAHVAWFIGTSLDSWTVSVPRHLWKLPWHRANIQFDCEFDTSAKRYTTYRMQTTNSWADAHVELTDTGNPPTELKGFDNLESGLVLLTHPRMGYYFRRDGKLGSYAIWHDRLQTTVGNVLTARFDLLDRLGIVERGKIFNVHSVLIQNRTEFTIYLPPRIVESPAL, from the coding sequence ATGAACAAAATCGAGACGTTAGCATTTAGCGATGGCTTGCTTTCTCGCAAGCCTCCAACAGGCATTGATGTCGACACGACGCTCGCGCACTTCGCCATCATTACCTGCCTCGTGAATCCCGATGCGGTTCGGCAGCAGATCCATCCACGTTTCCATCTTGATCTCATCAAAGTGGATGGCCGTGAATGGGCGCTGCTTTCTGTTGTTCCTTTTGTTGATCAGGACTTTCGCTTTTCCAAAATCTCTTGGCCGAAGTGGCGATTTGGGCAGACGAACTATCGTATTTACGTAACTGATTCCGAAACAGGTGCGCATGTTGCCTGGTTCATCGGCACTTCTCTTGATTCCTGGACCGTTTCAGTGCCTCGACATCTGTGGAAACTGCCATGGCATCGAGCCAATATCCAATTCGATTGTGAATTCGATACTTCTGCGAAACGCTACACGACCTACCGAATGCAAACGACCAATAGCTGGGCCGATGCGCACGTTGAACTCACTGATACAGGGAATCCACCAACGGAACTCAAAGGCTTCGACAACCTGGAATCGGGCTTGGTTTTGTTGACTCATCCGCGAATGGGTTACTACTTTCGTCGAGATGGCAAACTTGGCTCATACGCAATTTGGCATGACCGGCTTCAAACAACTGTCGGCAACGTCCTGACAGCACGCTTCGACCTACTCGATCGTCTTGGGATAGTCGAACGTGGTAAGATATTTAACGTTCATAGCGTCCTCATCCAAAACCGAACAGAATTCACAATTTACTTACCACCTCGCATCGTGGAATCACCGGCCTTATAA
- a CDS encoding metallophosphoesterase produces MDLLSGLLEIGLNAPLHVREERLSSCPNACRLAYVSDIHLRTGRSAHIVQQVIDAVRCCNANAILLGGDLVDHLSELDRLCELVEQLTRFAPVLAIGGNHDRYVGANKVRDAVFNGGGVWIHDSNIDITHHSRVISVYGPDFIDQPTGDVRVLCAHNPRIWKTSRSVDYDLILAGHLHGCQFVAFEFRNRLFPGAFFYPYNYLSHQSGTTRLVVSRGISDLVPIRWRCPREVVLCYV; encoded by the coding sequence GTGGATTTGCTTTCCGGTCTGCTGGAAATTGGACTCAACGCACCATTGCATGTTCGTGAGGAACGGCTTTCATCGTGTCCCAATGCGTGTCGTTTAGCTTACGTCAGTGATATCCACTTGCGGACCGGCAGATCTGCTCACATTGTGCAGCAAGTGATTGATGCCGTGCGTTGCTGCAACGCAAATGCAATCCTCCTGGGAGGCGATTTGGTAGATCACTTATCCGAATTGGATCGCTTATGTGAGCTGGTTGAGCAGCTTACCCGATTCGCGCCGGTGCTTGCGATCGGTGGAAACCACGACAGATACGTCGGCGCTAACAAAGTACGTGATGCCGTTTTCAATGGAGGTGGTGTATGGATACATGATAGTAATATTGACATCACACACCATTCTCGTGTGATTTCAGTCTATGGCCCTGACTTTATTGATCAGCCAACCGGTGATGTGCGGGTGCTTTGTGCGCATAACCCCCGAATCTGGAAAACATCACGAAGTGTTGACTATGACCTCATACTTGCCGGACACTTGCATGGGTGCCAGTTTGTTGCCTTCGAGTTTCGCAACCGCTTATTTCCGGGAGCATTTTTTTACCCATACAATTATCTGAGTCATCAATCCGGTACAACACGTCTTGTCGTGAGCCGCGGCATCAGCGACCTTGTGCCGATTCGCTGGCGGTGTCCTCGCGAAGTTGTTCTCTGTTATGTCTGA
- a CDS encoding DUF1559 domain-containing protein — translation MRKLTFPETRRGFTLIELLVVIAIIATLIALLLPAVQQAREAARRSQCKNNLKQLGIALHNYHDTHSAFPAGYFSYATSTGSGPAWANIDPDTWDAAPGWSWSSMLLPYLDQAPVYNALEVNRACWDSSHAAIVQTKLPVFLCPSTSGSDEPFLVRDEPGAPLVIGGSQIRFGRSHYVASHGQESCWGECGAVPTGIIFTNIYTKTTTTVTINGDASRVADGPFFRNSRTKMRDVTDGTSNTIFLGEHSSKLSDKTWVGVVPGAFTHPQFSSPENGSDAAATLCLVHAGPSGGELDITGFPIVHPINFPTFHVGQMYSEHTGGGHVCMGDGSVRFVSENIDLLLFAELSSINEGEVIGEF, via the coding sequence ATGAGAAAACTAACTTTCCCCGAAACACGCCGGGGTTTTACTTTGATTGAATTACTGGTCGTGATTGCCATTATTGCGACTTTGATTGCCTTGTTACTCCCCGCCGTTCAGCAGGCACGCGAAGCCGCACGACGCAGTCAGTGTAAGAATAACTTGAAACAACTTGGGATTGCCTTGCATAACTATCATGATACTCATTCCGCATTTCCCGCCGGTTATTTTTCGTATGCGACCAGCACCGGTTCAGGACCTGCGTGGGCAAACATTGATCCAGATACTTGGGACGCCGCTCCTGGATGGTCCTGGAGTTCGATGCTACTTCCTTATTTAGATCAGGCGCCTGTCTATAATGCATTGGAAGTGAATCGCGCCTGCTGGGATTCGTCGCATGCTGCGATAGTACAAACGAAGTTACCTGTCTTCCTGTGTCCCTCAACATCGGGTAGTGATGAACCGTTTCTCGTACGAGACGAACCAGGGGCGCCACTGGTGATAGGGGGATCACAAATTCGGTTTGGGCGTTCACATTATGTAGCCAGTCATGGCCAGGAATCGTGTTGGGGAGAGTGCGGAGCCGTCCCTACAGGTATTATTTTTACGAATATCTATACTAAAACAACAACGACAGTGACCATCAATGGTGATGCCTCGCGTGTTGCTGATGGCCCTTTTTTCCGTAACTCCCGAACTAAAATGCGAGACGTCACTGATGGAACTTCCAACACAATCTTCCTGGGCGAACATTCCTCCAAGCTGAGTGACAAAACCTGGGTGGGAGTCGTTCCTGGTGCGTTTACTCATCCTCAATTTTCCAGTCCGGAAAATGGTTCCGATGCCGCAGCGACCCTGTGTTTGGTGCATGCTGGTCCCTCCGGGGGAGAACTGGACATTACCGGCTTTCCGATTGTGCATCCCATCAATTTCCCCACATTTCACGTGGGGCAAATGTATTCAGAGCATACCGGAGGGGGACATGTCTGTATGGGCGATGGTTCCGTGAGATTTGTTTCAGAAAATATCGACTTACTTCTCTTTGCTGAACTTTCGAGTATCAACGAAGGTGAAGTGATTGGAGAATTTTAA
- a CDS encoding sulfatase encodes MIRALTLLCLLFVSSTSFAAQRPNILFIFTDDHAPHAIGAYKGWLEQVNPTPNIDQLAADGMLFKNSYCTNSICGPSRAVILTGKHSHLNGFMRNGNRFDGDQQTFPKLLQKAGYQTAIIGKWHLSSDPQGFDHWKVLPGQGNYYNPHFKSAKGREQIPGYCTDLVTDMALEWLKENANSDKPFMLMCQHKAPHRTWMPPLRHLNLYDDIEIPEPKTLFDQWKDNASPARHQEMEIDGHLNLVYDVFGPPINGWDPNAGKSVDKSGFRNLKKMTPGQLKVWNAAFDPKNEKLKQAGLTGKDLVRWKYQRYIKNYLRCIKGVDENIGRMLDYLKETGLDQNTIVIYSSDQGFYLGDHGWYDKRWMYEESFQMPLIVKWPGVTKSGTVNTDLVQNLDYAETFLEIAGADIPADMQGQSLVPLLKGEKVKWRDALYYHYYEFPSVHMVAKHFGIRNQRYKLIRFYQFDEWEFYDLQEDPEELTNQYNNPKYADTIAKMKIELNELRKSYKDDSDISVMPVEWRKKFRPELR; translated from the coding sequence ATGATCCGCGCTTTGACTCTGCTCTGTCTTCTATTTGTTTCGTCTACCAGCTTTGCGGCTCAGCGGCCGAATATTTTATTCATCTTCACCGACGATCATGCACCGCATGCAATAGGTGCTTATAAGGGTTGGCTCGAACAAGTCAACCCGACTCCTAATATCGATCAGCTGGCAGCAGACGGGATGCTGTTCAAAAACAGCTATTGCACAAACTCCATTTGTGGCCCCAGCCGTGCTGTCATACTGACTGGCAAGCACAGTCACCTGAATGGTTTCATGCGAAATGGTAACCGTTTTGACGGCGACCAGCAGACGTTCCCAAAACTGCTGCAAAAAGCAGGCTACCAGACCGCCATCATCGGTAAGTGGCATCTGTCTTCCGATCCGCAAGGCTTCGATCATTGGAAAGTTCTGCCGGGACAAGGGAACTATTACAACCCTCATTTCAAATCCGCCAAAGGACGTGAACAGATTCCCGGTTATTGCACCGACCTCGTTACTGACATGGCGTTGGAATGGTTGAAAGAAAATGCCAACTCCGACAAACCCTTTATGCTAATGTGTCAACACAAGGCACCACATCGAACCTGGATGCCTCCGCTCAGGCATTTGAATCTGTACGACGACATCGAAATTCCCGAGCCCAAAACGCTATTCGATCAATGGAAAGACAACGCCAGCCCCGCCCGTCATCAGGAAATGGAAATCGACGGTCATCTGAATCTGGTCTACGACGTCTTCGGCCCTCCCATCAATGGCTGGGACCCCAATGCGGGAAAGTCCGTCGATAAATCCGGATTCCGTAACTTGAAAAAAATGACACCTGGGCAACTTAAAGTCTGGAACGCCGCTTTTGATCCTAAAAATGAAAAGTTGAAACAAGCGGGTCTCACCGGTAAAGATCTGGTTCGCTGGAAGTATCAACGTTACATCAAAAATTATCTGCGCTGCATTAAAGGCGTCGACGAAAATATCGGTCGCATGCTCGATTACCTCAAAGAAACGGGTCTCGATCAAAATACCATCGTCATCTATTCCTCAGACCAGGGATTTTATCTCGGCGATCATGGCTGGTACGATAAACGTTGGATGTATGAGGAATCGTTCCAGATGCCTTTAATCGTCAAATGGCCTGGCGTCACCAAGTCCGGAACTGTCAATACAGACCTGGTTCAAAACCTGGACTATGCAGAAACCTTTCTGGAAATCGCCGGTGCAGATATTCCTGCCGATATGCAGGGACAATCGCTGGTCCCTCTCTTGAAAGGTGAAAAAGTAAAGTGGCGAGATGCCTTGTACTACCATTACTACGAATTTCCCAGCGTACATATGGTGGCGAAACATTTTGGAATTCGAAATCAACGATATAAGCTGATTCGCTTCTATCAGTTCGATGAATGGGAATTCTATGATTTACAGGAAGACCCTGAGGAACTGACGAATCAGTATAATAATCCAAAATACGCTGACACGATTGCGAAAATGAAAATTGAGCTCAATGAGCTGCGTAAATCGTATAAGGATGACTCTGATATCAGTGTGATGCCCGTCGAATGGCGTAAGAAGTTTCGACCCGAATTACGTTAG
- a CDS encoding DUF1559 domain-containing protein has product MFRKQFPLRHRKAFTLIELLVVIAIIAILIALLLPAVQQAREAARRSSCKNNMKQIGIAIHNYHETHSVLPPGGTCSRNYNFASWGPCSYSSGWSTTAFLLPNLDQANLYNLLDFENPPKDYYSTSGGSTNRTNTNVRLVPLHCPSDKEISNNKRQTSYLPISGSHQVAAPGNPANGLKGGLFWTDKLKFRDVTDGLSNTLAYGEMNHLDKYWNQGGSAAASDCLADSTNNGSNTLTYRGKDWSTKEGRNYIIMGRPPNYPAADCQRDGNCPHCPGTVNGPAYALPMRSMHTGGAHGLLADGSVRFLSDNLDRTISHALGTREGNEVLGEF; this is encoded by the coding sequence ATGTTTAGAAAGCAATTTCCCCTAAGACATCGTAAGGCTTTCACACTAATTGAATTATTGGTTGTGATTGCGATTATTGCCATCTTGATTGCACTATTACTGCCTGCTGTACAACAAGCCCGAGAAGCAGCACGGCGTAGTAGTTGTAAAAATAATATGAAGCAAATCGGCATAGCTATTCATAACTATCATGAGACCCATAGTGTTCTGCCCCCTGGTGGAACATGCTCCCGCAATTACAACTTTGCATCCTGGGGTCCCTGCAGTTATTCCAGTGGCTGGAGTACAACGGCTTTCTTACTGCCTAACCTGGATCAAGCTAACTTGTATAACCTGCTCGATTTTGAGAACCCTCCCAAGGACTACTATTCCACATCGGGAGGATCAACCAATCGCACTAATACGAATGTTCGACTTGTTCCACTGCATTGCCCTTCCGATAAGGAAATTTCTAATAACAAACGACAGACTTCCTATTTGCCGATTTCCGGATCTCATCAAGTTGCTGCTCCGGGCAATCCCGCTAATGGATTAAAGGGAGGGTTATTTTGGACTGACAAACTGAAGTTCCGCGATGTCACCGATGGTTTGTCGAATACGCTTGCCTATGGCGAAATGAACCATTTAGACAAATATTGGAATCAGGGAGGGTCAGCCGCTGCGTCAGACTGTTTGGCAGATTCTACCAACAATGGTTCGAACACGTTGACATATCGAGGGAAAGACTGGTCTACAAAAGAAGGTCGTAACTACATCATTATGGGACGGCCACCAAACTATCCCGCCGCGGACTGCCAGCGCGATGGAAATTGCCCACATTGCCCTGGTACAGTGAATGGACCTGCATATGCATTACCGATGCGTAGTATGCACACAGGAGGTGCTCACGGACTTTTAGCCGATGGTTCGGTTCGATTCCTAAGCGATAATTTGGACCGAACGATTTCTCATGCTCTGGGAACACGAGAGGGTAACGAAGTTCTCGGGGAATTCTAA